GCCCCCGGTCACGGCGGCTCCCGCCCCCGTGGCGGAGGAGATCCCGGAAGAGAGCGCACCACCTCCTGAGGAGGAAGCCGCCCCCCCCGCCGCCGAAGAAGGCGGACACGAGGAAGAGAGCGCGGGCCAAGCCACGGAGGAAGAAGCCTCCGTCGATCTGGACCTGGAACGCTTCCCGGAAGCCGTCGCCCATGCCATCACCCACGGCCAGCGCTTTTTCATGGTGGAGCTCACCCTGTCGGGCTCCGCGGACGAGAAACAATCCTATTTCCGTAAGACCAGCGCCCTGCTGGAATCGGTCGGCACCCTCATCGGCTCCGCCCCGGACGTGGGAGACGGCAGCCAGAAGGCCGGTTTCGCCGCCGTGTCGGCCATCGGGCTGCTGTTCGCCACCGTTCTGGAACACGATCTGCTGCAGACCCTGACCCAGATTGCCGGGGACAGCATCCGGGAGATCCAACCACCGACCCATCTGGTCAAAACGGCGGCCAAAAAGGCGGTGCGCGCCGCCGACCCCCAGGTGATCCCCCGGGTCGTCGCCCCCGTGGCGGTGGTGGAACAAGCCGCATTCGAGATGGAGGAGACCCGCCCCCGCCTAGTCAAACCTCCCCAGCTCAAGGCCCGGGTGGACAAGATCCTGGGCGTAAAAAAGACCTCCAGCGACGCCGCCCAGACGGCCAATCCCGCCGCTGCCGCCGCGCAACCCTCCATGGAGGAGACCCTGCGCGTCAGCGTCTCCCTGCTGGACGAACTGATCAACAACGCCGGCGAACTGGTGCTGGCCCGCAATCAGCTCACCCGGGCCGCCGCCGAAGTCACCGCCAAGTTTCCCAACATGTCGCCGCTGATCCAGAACCTGGACTCCATCACCAGTCGCATCCAGGAAAAGGTCATGCAGGCCCGCATGCAGCCGGTCTCGGTGGTCTTCAACAAGTTTCCCCGCATCATCCGCGATCTGGCCCGCAAGCTGGAGAAGAAGATCGACCTGGAGCTGCGCGGCGGCGATGTCGATCTGGACAAATCGGTCATCGAACACCTCTCGGATCCGCTGACCCACATGATCCGCAACGTGGCCGACCACGGCATCGAAACCACGGAAGTGCGCCTGCAGCGCGGCAAGCCGGAGGCCGGTCAGGTGGAGTTGGCCGCCTATCACGAAAACGGCATGGTCAACATCTCCCTCTCCGATGACGGCGCGGGCATCGATGTCAACCGCATCAAGATGAAGGCCCTGGAAAAGGGCATCATCACCGAACACCAGGCGGACGTGATGAGCGAAGAGGATGCCATCATGCTCATCTTCGCCCCCGGACTCTCCACCGCCAAGAAGGTCTCGGATGTCTCCGGACGCGGCGTGGGCATGGACGTGGTGCGCACCAACATCGAAAAACTGGGCGGCACCGTCCACATCGAATCGAAACTGGGCAAGGGCACCCGCATCATCCTCAAACTGCCCCTGACCCTGGCCATCATTCCGGCCATGATCGTCTCCGCCGGAGACCAGCGCTTCGCCATTCCGGAAATCGGCCTGGTGGAGATCGTGCGGGTGGCGGAGGGCGACCGCGCCAACCAGATCGAAATGGTGGGCAGCGCCCCGGTGCTGCGCCTGCGCAACATCCTGCTGCCCCTGGTCAACCTGACCGACGTGCTGGGCATTCAACGCACCTTCCCCCGGGGCTCCGATTCCCCGGACCGTCGGGATCGTCTGGTGGATCGCCGCTCCCAACGCCGCAAGGCCGAAGCCGGCTCCGCCTCGCCGGTACGCAAGAATGCCCTCAAAGCCACCGAGCGACGCGATTCCACGGAGGATCGCCGTCATCCCGGCGGCTTGGTGGCCTACGTCATGGTCCTCAACGTCGGCGGCAACGAGTTCGGCATGGTGGTGGACGAGGTCCTCGACAACGAGGAGATCGTGGTGAAACCTCTGCCCAACTTCTTCAAGGACAACCCCTGCTTCTCCGCCACCACCATCCTGGGTGACGGCTCCGTGGCCCTGATCATCGACTACGCCGGCGTCATGGAACAGGCCAGCATCAACTTCAGCAACGTGGAACGCGCCGCCCGCATGGATCTCGACGACGAACGCCGGGCCGCCCTGCGCGAGAAGCAGAACATCATCCTGCTCGAAACCGGCAGCGGCCTCTTCATGGGCATCGTCCACAGCATGGTGCGCCGCGTGGAGAAGATCCGCCCCGACCTGATGGTCAACATCGGCGGCATCCCCTATGTGCGCTACGACCGCAAGACCTTCCGCGCCATCTTCCCGGATCGCGTCCTGGGGCTGGAAGGCATGGGCAGCGGCGACGGGGAGACCGACGAGGAAGGCTTCATGTGCATGGTGGTGCCCAATATCCCGGACATGCAGGCGGGTCTCATCTTCTCCCGCATCATCGACACCCGGGAGACCATCATCGATCTCGACACCCGTGCCATCCAGAGCAGCGGCCTCTTCGGCTCCGCCCAGATCGACGACCGGGTGGTGCTCTTTCCCGACGTACACGCGGTCTTCGAACAGGCCGGCATCCCCCATCCCCATCCGCCACCGAAGGTCGACGCCTCGGGCCTGCGCACCCTGGTGGTGGACGACACCCCCTTCCTGCGCGTGCTCACCTCCACCTATCTGCAAAGCATCGGTTTCGAGGTGGATCAGGCCGAGGACGGCGCCATGGCGTTGGATTTCCTCAAGAGCCACGCCTACGACCTGCTGGTCACCGATCTCAACATGCCCGCCATGGACGGATTCGAACTGGCTTTGGAAATGAGCACCACCCGCAACGCCGACGTGCCGATGATTGCCACCACCTCCTCCCTCTCCACGGATCTGGAGCAAAAGTGCTATCGCACCGGCTTCGTCAACTGCGTTCCGGCTATCGACAAACACAAGTTGCTGGCCGCCGTTGCCGAACTGCAACCGGAATAGGAATGAGACATGTCTTGCGAACCTCTCCCTAGCGGAAGGAACCCACCATGCTCGTGAGCACCTTTACCCTGGGCGATCTCTACCTGGGCATCGACATTCTGCTGGTACGGGAGATCAACCGTTCCATGGAATGCACCCCCGTGCCCGGCGCCCCCGACTACATCCGCGGCATGCTCAACATCCGCGGTCGGGTCATCACCCTCTTCGATCTGCGCAAACGCCTGGGCTGGTCCCAGGAGGACAACGGTTCAGGGGGCACCATGCGCAAGCAGTACAACGTGATCCTGAAAACTCGCAACGAGGTCACTCAGATCAACCGGAAGCTGGCGCAGACCAAATGCACCTGGCAGGATCCGGTCGGTCTGGTGGTCGATCAACTGGGTGACGTGCGGGATATCGTGGACGACAACATCCAGCCGACACCGGCCAACCTGAGCGGCATCTCCGCCGACTTCGTGGACGGGGTGGTGGAGTTCGAACGCAATCTCCTGGTCATTCTGGATGTAGCCAATGTCCTGGGGATCGAAAAAGCGTCCAGGAACAGTGCCGCATGAAACCGGGGCCTCTCACCGCCATACTTTCCCGGACGGCATTGGGGGAAACGGCGCCCTCCCTGTCCTGGCGGACCCGGTAGCCCATGGACAGCGCACTTCAGGCCCTGCTGCACGAAATTCGCGACCAGTTCAAGGCTGAAACCGCCGATCTGCACCTGGAGATCAGCCAGGTTCGGGGACTGGTGCAGGACGCCATCGTCAAGCTGGCGGAAAGCTTCAACGGGCTGCGGGATCAGGCCAATACCCAGATGTCTCTGGTCACCTCCCTGACCTCCAGCATGGACACCAGCGACTCCTCCTCCAACGCCCCGAAAGTCCCGGGCAGCGACAGTGCGGAGAGCGGAGGGGACGGTCACCAGAAGATCAATATCCGCCAGTTCGTCGCGGAGACGGATCGGATTCTGCGCTCCTTCGTGGATCACATTCTGCTGGTCAGTCGCCAAAGCATGGAGATGGTGCATCGGGTGGACGATCTCTCCACCCAGATGCATCAGGTGGTGGATTTTTTGAAGGATATCAACTCGATTGCCGAACAGACCAACGTGCTGGCCCTGAACGCGCGCATCGTTTCCGCCCGGGCGGGAGAGGCCGGACGGGCCTTCGCGGTGGTGGCCGATCAGGTGCGCAAGCTCTCCCGGGATTCGAACCAGTTTTCCAACCAGATCAACGAAGTGGTGCGCAACGCCCAGGACAACATCGAATCGGCCAAGGACATCATCGAACTCATGGCCTCCAAGGACATGAGCTTCGCCATCGAATCCAAGGGGCGGGTGGATGAAATGATGGCGGAGATCAGCGAAATCGACCGTTTCACCGCCATCACCCTTGCCAAAGTTTCCCAAATCACCGAAAACATCAATCAGAGTGTGGGCCTGGCGGTCATGTCCCTGCAGTTCGAGGACATGGTCACCCAGCTCACGCAAAGCCAGGAGAGACGCCTGAAGATGCTGGAGACCTTTACCGAGCATCTGTGTTGCGGCTGCGCCCCCTGGGATCCCGGTTTGAGCGCCGGGGATCGCCTGGCCCTGGCCCGAAAATCCCTGGAAGATTTCCAGGCGCTTTCCGCGGCCAACAGCCACAAGGCCGTGGATCAGAAATCCATGGACGAAGGGGATATCGAGCTGTTTTGAAACCGGGGCAACTCCCTGGTCCCATTTTTCAGCCACCAAGCAGGAGGAGCCATGTCTGGAACCATCACCGTCACCCACGGGGACAATGAAACCCAGATCAGCATCAAGGGACGCTTCAACTTCGAGATGCATTCCCAGTTTCGCACCGCCTATCAGGGCAATTTGAGCAGCGAAGCCAAAAAGAAGCGCAAGTTCACCATCGATCTGGCCGGCACCGAATACATCGACTCCTCGGCCCTGGGCATGCTGTTGCT
This genomic window from Magnetococcales bacterium contains:
- a CDS encoding chemotaxis protein CheW; the protein is MADEKDENDELLGMFVQEAGEHLDTIEPDLLTLEEKGSSTEPEIINRLFRGVHSIKGSAGFFGLTAITKLSHTMENLLGKVRENPQVASPEITDSLLAGLDKLKSMIDDVNSSESVNAADEIAHIQAILDTLDGGKGAAPKAAPPPVTAAPAPVAEEIPEESAPPPEEEAAPPAAEEGGHEEESAGQATEEEASVDLDLERFPEAVAHAITHGQRFFMVELTLSGSADEKQSYFRKTSALLESVGTLIGSAPDVGDGSQKAGFAAVSAIGLLFATVLEHDLLQTLTQIAGDSIREIQPPTHLVKTAAKKAVRAADPQVIPRVVAPVAVVEQAAFEMEETRPRLVKPPQLKARVDKILGVKKTSSDAAQTANPAAAAAQPSMEETLRVSVSLLDELINNAGELVLARNQLTRAAAEVTAKFPNMSPLIQNLDSITSRIQEKVMQARMQPVSVVFNKFPRIIRDLARKLEKKIDLELRGGDVDLDKSVIEHLSDPLTHMIRNVADHGIETTEVRLQRGKPEAGQVELAAYHENGMVNISLSDDGAGIDVNRIKMKALEKGIITEHQADVMSEEDAIMLIFAPGLSTAKKVSDVSGRGVGMDVVRTNIEKLGGTVHIESKLGKGTRIILKLPLTLAIIPAMIVSAGDQRFAIPEIGLVEIVRVAEGDRANQIEMVGSAPVLRLRNILLPLVNLTDVLGIQRTFPRGSDSPDRRDRLVDRRSQRRKAEAGSASPVRKNALKATERRDSTEDRRHPGGLVAYVMVLNVGGNEFGMVVDEVLDNEEIVVKPLPNFFKDNPCFSATTILGDGSVALIIDYAGVMEQASINFSNVERAARMDLDDERRAALREKQNIILLETGSGLFMGIVHSMVRRVEKIRPDLMVNIGGIPYVRYDRKTFRAIFPDRVLGLEGMGSGDGETDEEGFMCMVVPNIPDMQAGLIFSRIIDTRETIIDLDTRAIQSSGLFGSAQIDDRVVLFPDVHAVFEQAGIPHPHPPPKVDASGLRTLVVDDTPFLRVLTSTYLQSIGFEVDQAEDGAMALDFLKSHAYDLLVTDLNMPAMDGFELALEMSTTRNADVPMIATTSSLSTDLEQKCYRTGFVNCVPAIDKHKLLAAVAELQPE
- a CDS encoding chemotaxis protein CheW, with the protein product MLVSTFTLGDLYLGIDILLVREINRSMECTPVPGAPDYIRGMLNIRGRVITLFDLRKRLGWSQEDNGSGGTMRKQYNVILKTRNEVTQINRKLAQTKCTWQDPVGLVVDQLGDVRDIVDDNIQPTPANLSGISADFVDGVVEFERNLLVILDVANVLGIEKASRNSAA
- a CDS encoding STAS domain-containing protein; this translates as MSGTITVTHGDNETQISIKGRFNFEMHSQFRTAYQGNLSSEAKKKRKFTIDLAGTEYIDSSALGMLLLLREEAGANEANIEIVNARPEIRKILETANFQRLFKIL